TCCTTGATGGCAACGGCAGGATCGGGCGGCTGCTCATTACGTTGTATCTGATGAGCAAAGGCCTGTTGATCCGCCCATCGTTGTACCTCTCGGCGTACTTGGAGCGCCACAAGGGCAAGTACTATGATGCGCTTACCGTCGTCCGGGAGTCCAACGATATCGGCCAATGGGTGCGTTTCTTTCTGGTTGCTATCCGGGACACGTCGCGCAAGGGCATTGCCACGTTCAAGGAGATAATGCGTCTTCGCGACTCCAGCCGCGCCCTGGTGCTCTCCAAACTGGGTGGGCGCAGTAGCAACGGCTTGCAATTGCTCGATATGCTGTACGCACGTCCGGTCCTGTCCATTGCAAACATCGCTGAGGGGCTTCAAGTTTCCAGGCCCACGGCTGGTGCCCTGGTGAAGGATTTCGAGGCGATCGGCCTGCTTTCGGAGGCCACAGGGCGGCAACGGTACAAGGTCTACAGGTACGAAGCGTATCTGGACTTGTTCCGGGAGAAGGCCGATGCGGGAGAGGGGCAGGTGGAGGGCGCTGAGTCTGTCGAAGAGTTCTAATGTAAAGTTTTGGCCTTTTCTTTACATTGGCAGGGGCGGGTTGAAAATTTTCCTGTGTTTTCTTTCACGGCTGAAAGTTGAGCCGCGTTCCCTCCGGGGCTTTTCGTGAGCGGTGCCGGTGGAGGTGCCCGGCTGGCGGCAGCACGGGGTGTGGGGAAAAGAAGCGGCGCGGTTGCTTTTGGCGGTCGTTAACGTAAAAATTGTACGTAAATTTTACGCTACGGGGGCATCAAGGAAAAATCGGGTGAGTTTTTTTGCCTCAGGCGGGGGAACGCTCGCCGTCCAAAACCACCCCCCCCACACACGCCGCAACACGCGATGGTATCAGGGGCCCAGAGCGCGGCGCCAAACATCACGCGGCAGCTCCGGTGAGCGGCCGCATGAGGTGGGCCAGCGGGGGCGAAAGGGGCGGGCGGCCCGTTGCCGGGCCCGCAGCCTAGTACTCGCCGTTCTTCCAGGACTGCTTGATGTAGAACAGGCAGCAGCCCACCAGGAAGATGCCGAGGATGAAGAACAGGAAGTCCATGTCGCGCTCCTTGCTTGGTTGAGGAAAATTTCACTTACACTGGAACGCGCATCATTTCAACCATTCAGCCGGGGTGCGGGGCGGGATTTCGGCCTGTTTTGCGCCGCGCCTCCCGGCCGGGCCATCCGGCCGCAGGCTGGCGAGGCGCCCGGCCCGGAGGGCTGGCCGGGTGCAGCCTCGCTGGCCGCGTCCGCCCCGCCCCTCCTGGCCGGGCAGGCCGCCCTGCTGCCGCAGGGCACGGCGCCGCCCGTCCATCCGGCCCGACGGCCCTTCGCTCAGGCCGCCCCGCCCCGCTCCAGCAGCGCCGCGCATTCGATGTGCGGGCTGTGGGGAAACAGGTCCACGGGCCGGACCTCGGCCAGGGCGTAGCCGCCCTCGGCCAGCAGGGCCACGTCGCGGGCCAGGGTCGCGGGGTTGCACGACACGTAGACCACCCGGCGCGGCCCCAGGGCCGCCAGGGCCGCCACGGCCTGCGGGGCCATGCCCGCGCGCGGCGGGTCCACGAAAGCCACGTCGGGCACGTGGTCCAGCCCGGCCAGCAGCGCCCCGGCGTCTCCGGCCAGGAAGGTGCAGTTGCCCAGGCCGTTGCGCTGCGCGTTGCCCTGGGCGTCCTCTACGGCGGGGGCGTGGACCTCGATGCCCGTGACCCGCGCGGCGCGCCCGGCGGCGGCCAGGGCCAGCCCGCCCACCCCGCAGTACAGGTCGAGCACGGCCTCGGCGCCCGTGAGCCCGGCCAGCTCCAGGGCCGCGCCGTAGAGGGCCTCGGCCCCGGGGGTGTTGGTCTGGAAGAAGGCATCGGGCGAGATGCGGAAGCTCAGGCCCAGCAGGCGTTCCTCGATCCACGGCTGGCCGTGGGCCGCCACCTGGCGCTCGCCCTGGGCCACGGCGGCGTTGTTGGCGCGCACGGAATGCACGGCGCCCGCCAGGGCCGGGAAGGCGGCCAGCAGGTCTTCGCACAGTGCGCGTGCGGCGCCGCCGTCGGGCCCCGGCCCGGTGATGACGTGGGCCAGGGCCTGGCCCGTGGCCTCGGAGCGGCGCACGACCAGGAAGCGCCAGACCCCGCGCCGGGTGCGCGCGTCGTAGGCCGGAACGCCCACTTGGCGGCAGAACTCGCGCGCGTGGCGCACCACGTCCATGCACGGCTCGGCCTGCAGCGCGCAGTGCTCCACGTTGACCACCGAGGCCGACCCGCGCCGGTGCAGGCCCAGGGCCAGCCGCGCGCCGCCCCCGGCAAAGGCGAACTCCATCTTGTTGCGGAAGCGGCGGGTGGCGGGCGAGGGCAGGGCGGGGTGCACGGTGAAGCCCCGCGCGCCGCCCAGGCGGGCCAGGGCGTCGGCTACGTGCCCGGTCTTGCAGCGCAGCTGCTCGGCGTAGTCCAGGTCCTGGAACAGGCAGCCGCCGCACTTGCCGAAATGCGGGCAGAAGGGCTCCACGGCGTGGGGCCCGGGGTCGAGCACGCGCACGGTCTCGGCCTGGGCGAAGCGCTTGCCGGGCTTGGTCACCCGGGCCAGCACCCGGCTGCCGGGCAGGGCGCCGTCCACGAAGACCACGAACCCGTCCACCCGGGCCAGCCCCTGGCCGCCGAAGGCCATTTTGTCCACGGTCAGCTCCAGCTCCGCGTCCTTGTGAAATTTTTCGCTCATCGGCTGTTTTCCCAGGGCCTGGCCCTTGACATTTTCATGGTTTCAGACAATTTGAGTTTTCCAACGCCAACGAAGGAGCCATGCCATGAGCGTCGTTTTCGAACTCGCCACCAACATGCTGCACAGCAGCCCCCAGGGCTATCTGGGCGTGTCCCTGATCTTCATCTACATGGCGGTCATCGTCGGCACGGCCCTGTACCGCATCAAGCAGCACGGCGGCCACTAGGCCGCCCGGGTCCGCCGGTCTACCCCACTGGCGGCGGCGGTCAAGGAAAAAGTCCCCATTTCGTCCGGACGCGGAGCCAACGCGCGGGTGCGTCCCGTTGCGTTGGCTTTTTTGCGCCCTGTGCGCCCGGCTCTTGCGGCCTCCCCGGGCCCTCGCAACGCCTGGGCGCACGGTGAACAGCCTGCGGGCCGCCCGGTCCTTGCGGTCCTGCCCCGCGTTCTCCTGCGGAATGCGTGCCCGCCCCGCAGCACTCCTGGAAACCCCGCGTCCTGCTGCGGCACCTCTGTGGGGCCCGCGCCGCCTCTGAGCGCCCCCGGGCCGCCCCACGCTCCGTTGCCTGCGCCGTGCGGCGGCCCCATCCGCCGGGCCCGTCGGGGCGTGTGGCGCGCCTTGTGATTTATTTTTTCGATTGAGTGAATCGGAAATATAAATTCTCCGCGCCGATCCAGAAAGAAATATTTCCTTTGATTCCCCGCTGCTGACTCCTTTTCGGCCCCGGTAGGCGCCAGGCTGCACAGCTGGCGCCCGGGCCCGTGGCGGCGGTGCTAGGTCTGCGGCCTGCTTCGGCGGGCCCGCCCGGGCCGCGCGCACCCAGCCCAAGGAGGAATCACAGTGACAGTGGAATCGCAAATCATCAAGGCCCGCTACGAAGGCAACGGCGTGGGCCGCGAATTTCCCACGCAGTTCGCCTTCCTGGAGGACGCCCACGTGCGGGCCGTGCTGCGCAGCCCGGCCCCGGGCGCCCCGGCAGGGGTGCAGGACGCCCTGCTGGAGCTGGGCCGGGACTACACCCTGCGCGGCGCGGGCGACCCCGGCGGCGGCACCCTGGAGATGGCCGCGCCCCCGGCCCCGGGCCAGACCCTGACCCTGTACAGCGACGTGCCCCTGACCCAGGAACGCGCCTGGAACAACATGGACGTCATCGACACCGCGGAGATCGAAAAGGCCCACGACAAGCTGACGCGCATCAGCCTGCAGCTCAAGGAGGAGCTGGGCCGCTGCGTGAAATACGCCGTGGCCGACCCCGAGCCCGGGCGGGCCGTGGAGCCCGCCGCGCTTTTGGCCGCGCGCGACACGGCCCTGGCGGCGCGCGACGGGGCCCTGGCCAGCGAGGGCGCCGCCCTGGCCGCCGCCCAGCGGGCGGACGAGGCCTCGGTGCTCGCCGCTGCGGCCACCCTGCGCGCCGAGACGGCCGCCCAGGGCGCCCAGGCCGACGCCACCCGGGCCGAGGCCGCCGGGCACAAGGCCGAGCAGCATGCCGCCCTGGCCTTCGCCGCCGCAGCCCCCGCCTGGGACGCCGCCACGGCCTACGACTTCCCCGCCGTGGTCGCCTGGAGCGACGGCCATTCCTACCGCGCCGTGGCGCCCAGCCAGGGCCAGGAGCCGCCGGGCTCCCCGGCCTGGGTCCGCGTCACCGTGGGCCGGGGCCACCTCTTCGAGCAGGACCCGGACGGCGACATCATCCCGGCCCTCTAGTGCCGCGTCCGCGAAATACGGCTGGCTGCATGGCCGCATGACAGCTTGGGCCAAACGTTTTTCAAAAACCCTGGGTTGATTTTGGACGCGACACGAGCACGCATCCAGGAGGAAACATGACCACCGCCAGCATCTGCCCCCGCGCCCACGGCGAAGGGGGCCTTGGCAGGCCGCAGCGCAGTTGGGGCGCGCTGTGGGCCTGCGCCGTCAACGGCAAGGACCTGACCCAGCACGCCCTGGCGACCACGGCGGACCTGGGCAGCGCCGCCAGCCTCGACGCGGGCGCCGAACCCGGCAACGTGGCGCAGCTGGACGGCGCGGGGCGCCTGCCCGCGCCGCTGGGGGCCGTGGCGCCCGGCACCGTCCTGGCCTTCGCCGGGGCGGCCCCGCCCGAGGGGTATCTCGAATGCGACGGGGCGAGCGTCTCGCGCGCGGCCTACGCGGCGCTGTTCGCGGCCATCGGCACGACCTTCGGCGCGGGCGACGGCAGCACGACCTTTGCCCTGCCCGACCTGCGCGGCGAGTTCGTGCGCGGCTGGGACCACGGGCGCGGGGCCGATGCGGGGCGCAGCCTGGGTTCGGCCCAGGGCGACGCCATCCGCAACATCACGGGCGAGGCCACGCGGACCGGGACGTTTGGTCTCATCGCAAACGACGCTGCGAACGTCACCGGATGCTTCGAGTTGGGCACCGCCACCACGGGCATCATCAGCAGTGGGACTGGCTCCGCGCGCTGGCTGGCCTTCGACGCCTCCAACGTGGTGCCCACCGCCAACGAGAACCGCCCGCGCAACGTCGCGTTCCTGCACGTCATCAAATACTAGGAGGAGCCATGCAGTTGTATCACTACCACCCCGAGACGGGCGAAGCCCTTGGCGCCAGCCCGGCTCGGCCCGACCCCCTGGCGCCGGGCGGCTGGCTCATCCCGGCCCACGCCACCACCCAGGCCCCGCCCGAGGCGCCGCCGGGGCGGGCCGCCGTCTGGCAGGGCGGGGCCTGGGCCCTGGTGGAGGATCACCGGGGGCGCCAGGGTTGGCTTGACGGCCAGCCCGCGACCCTCACCGGGCTTGGCCCCCTGCCCGCAGGCTGGGCCGACGCCGCCCCCGAGCCCGACGCCGCCGCGTTGGCCGCCCTGGTCCGCGCAGAGCGCGACACGCGCCTGGCGGCCTGCGACTGGACGCAGCTGCCCGACGCGCCGCTGGATGGCGCCCAGCGCGCGGCCTGGGCCGCCTGCCGCCAGGGGCTGCGCGACGTGCCCCAGCAGCCGGGCTTCCCGGGGGCGGTGCAGTGGCCCGGGGCGCCCCAGGGCTGAGGCCAGCGCCGCGACAGTTTCCGCCCGCCGGGCGCCGCTTCCGGCGCCCCCTGCCCCGCCCCTGCCCTTCCTTCGGGTTGGCCTCCGGCCCGGGCCCGGCGACCGTCGCCGGGCCCGGGCCCCTTCCCCCCGGGGCCGTCCCCTGGTAGACAGGGCCTGCCATGTCCGTCACCCTCGTCGTCGCCGAGAAGCCCTCCGTGGGCCGCGAGATCGCCAAGGTCCTGGGCCTGCCGGGGCGCGGCTCGGGCTGCATCTCCGGCCCGGGCTGGGTCGTCACCTGGGCCGTGGGCCACCTCATCGGCATCGCCGAGCCCGGCGACCAGGACCCGGCCTGGGCCGGGCGCTGGCACATGCGCATGTTGCCCATGGTCCCTGCGCGCTTCCGGCTGGCCGTGCTGCCCGAGTCGGCCCGGCAGTACGAGGTGGTGCGCGGGCTCATGCTGCGCGAGGACGTGGGCGAGATCATTAACGCCACCGACGCCGGGCGCGAGGGTGAGCTGATCTTCCGGCGCATCGCCATGCTTGCCGGGTGCGACAAGCCCGTGCGCCGCCTGTGGGCCAGCGACATGACCGAGCAGGGCCTGAAGAAGGCCCTGGCGGGCACCGTGCCCGCCGAGCGCAAGCGCAACCTGGGCCTGGCGGCCTTTGCCCGCGCCGAGGCCGACTGGCTGGTGGGCATGAACTACTCGCGGCTGTTCACCTTGAAGGACGGCTCGCTGATCACCGTGGGCCGCGTGCAGACCCCGGTGCTCAAGCTGCTGGTGGACCGCCGCCGCGAGATCGAGCACTTTACCCCACGCGACTACTGGACCGTGGAAGCCACCCTGGCCCACGGCGAGGAGCCCTTTGCCGCCACCTGGCACGCCCCGCCGGACTACAAGGAAACGCGCATCGACCGGCGCGACGAGGCCGAGGCTGTGGTGGCGGGCTGCGCCGGGCGCGAGGGCGCGGTGCTTTCCGTGGAGAGCGCCGCGCGCCAGCAGAAGCCGCCCCTGCCCTTCGACCTGACCACCCTGCAACGCGAGGCCAACGCGCGCCTGGGCCTGTCGGCCAAGGACACCCTGGCCGTGGCCCAGGCCCTGTACGAGCGGCGCAAGCTCATCACCTACCCGCGCACCGATTCGCGGCACCTGACCCGCGAGCTGTTCGCCGAGGTGCTGGAGCACCTGCGCGCGGTGTACGCCCATTTTCCCGACGAGGCCCGGGCCGCCGCCGAGGGCGTCAAGGCCGGGGGGCGGCGCTTCGAATGCGTCAGCGACGCCAAGGTCACCGACCACCACGCCATCATCCCCACCGCCGCCCGGGCCAACCGCCAGGCCCTGTCCGCCGACGAGTGGAACGTCTACGAGATGATCTGCCGCCGGTTCTGCGCGGCGTTCATGGCCCCGGCGAAGTTTTCGGCCACCACCGTGTGGGCCGAGGTGGCCGGGCAGCGTTTCAAGGCCACGGGCAAGGTGTTCAAGGAGCTGGGCTGGCTGACCGCCGAGCCCTGGCGCGCGGCGGCGGACAACCCCCTGCCCCGGCTGCGCAAGGGCGCGCCCGTGGCCGCCCGGGCCCTGGAGGCCAAGGCCCACCAGACCAAGCCCCCGGCGCACTTCACCGACGCCACGCTGCTGGGTGCCATGGAGACGGCGGGCAAGCTGGTGGAGGACGGCGAACTGCGCGAGGCCATGAAGGAGCGCGGCCTGGGCACCCCGGCCACCCGGGCCCAGATCATCGAGACCCTGGTGGCCCGCAAGTACGTGGCCCGCGACGGCAAGAAGCTCGTGGCCACCGACGCGGGCCGCCACGCCGTGGAGCTGGTGGAGGCCCACCTGCCGCAGATGGTCTCGCCGGAGCTGACCGGGGAGTGGGAGAAGCGCCTGGGGGACATCGAGCAGGGCCGCGACACCTACCCGGCCTTCATGCAGGCCATCCGCGAGGCCGTGCGCCAGGGAGTGGACGCCGTGCGCGACGCGCCCCTGGTGCCCCACGCCCGGCTGTTCGGTTCCGGGCTGGACGAGAACGGCTTCCCCCTGGACGCCGCCCCGGCCCGCCGCCCGACACCCGCGCGGCCCCCGGCGCCTGCCCCTGCGCCCGCGCTGCAGGGCCCGGAAGCGGCCCCCGGCGTCGAGGCCGCGCCGCCCGCCGCCGGGCCGCCCCCGTCCGCCGCCCCCGCGCCCCCGGCCACGGACCGCGACGGCTTTCCTCTGGAGGCGCCTCCGGGAGCGGACGGCGCCCCCGCCGAAGCCCTGGGCGCCTGCCCGCTGTGCGGGCGCGATGTGGTCGAGCGGCCCGGGGCCTTCGAGTGCGTGGCCCGGGCCACGGGCGAGTGCGAGTTTTCCATCCCCCGGCGGCTGTTCGGCGGCGAGGTGCGCGCGGCCCTGGTGCGCGACCTGCTGGCCAAGGGCCGCACCTTCCGGCGCACGCGCTTCGTCTCGCGCGCGGGCAAGCCCTTCAACGCCAACCTGCGCCTGGCGGGCGGCAGGGTCGAGCTGGATTTCGGCGACTGACGGCGGCCCCGCCCGGTTCAGGACGGGTCGCGGCGGGCGTCGATGCACACCTGCCCATCGGGCAGCACATGCACCGTGAAGCTGCGCATGGGCAGCAGCAGGCCGGGATCGTGGCGCGCCTCGGGAATGGCGGGGGGATGGTCGCAGGTCGTGCCCTCGGGCAGGCGGTAGACCGCAAGCTTGCCGATGGCCCGCAGGGGCGGGGCCTGGAAGGTCTGGGCGCTGCCGGGCGCGCTGGTCAGGCTGCGCCGTCCGGGGCCGCTGGCGCTCCACAGGTCGAAGGTCACGCAGTAGGCCGCCTCGGCGGAGTCGTTGCGCAGGGTCAGGGTGCCGCATTCCCCCGGCAGGGGCAGGCACAGGGCCGCCAGGGCGGCGGCCAGCAGGAGCAGGGCGGTCTTGCTGGGCATGGCGTGTGTCGCATCGCCCCCGGGCGACGCTCTATCGTCATCCTATAGCCCGGCCTTTGCGTGCGTGGTATAGGGGAATTCCTGTATTCTCGCCCCCCGGCCACGCCCCTCACGGGCCATGCCCCCGGCCATGCCCTCCGGTCACGCGCCCTGGATGCCCCGGACCAGCTCGTGCAGCCTGCGGGCCTGCTCCTCCAGCCCGCTGATGGTCCGCGCGCTGTGGGCCATTTCCTCCAGGGTGTCCCGGGTGATGGCGCTCACGTCCTCCACGGCGCGGCTGATCTCCTCGCCGGCCACGGCCTGCTCCTCGCTGGCGGCGGCAATGGCCTGCACCTGGCGCGCCGTGCCCTCGATGAGCGCCACGATCTCGCGCAGGGCCTGGCCGGAATGGCGCGCCAGCTCCGTGCTCTTTGCCACGGCGGAGAACGCCTCGCGCGTGGCCCGGGCGCTTTCGGCGGTGCCCTTCTGGATGCCGTCCACGGCGGCGGTCACCTCGCGGGTGGCGGTCATGGTTTTTTCGGCCAGCTTGCGCACCTCGTCGGCCACCACGGCGAAGCCCCGGCCCGCGTCGCCTGCCCGGGCGGCCTCGATGGCCGCGTTGAGCGCCAGCAGATTGGTCTGGTCGGCGATGTCCTCGATGACGGTGATGACGTGGCCGATGTCGCCCGCGCGCTGGCCCAGTTCGCGCATGTCGGCGTCCAGGGCCTGGGTGCGCCCGCGCAACTGCTCGATGGACGCGATGACCCGGCCCACGGCGGCGTCGCCCTCCAGGGCCTTGGCCCGGGCGGCGTCGGCGCCCAGGGCGGCGGCCCCCGCGTTTCTGGCCACGTCGCTGGTGGTGGCGCTCATCTGCTGCATGCTGGCCGCCGTGGCCATGGTCCGCTCGTTCTGGCGCCCGGCGCCGCTCTCGGTCTCGCGCACCTGGCGCAGCAGCTCCGTGGCCGCCTCGGAGACCCCGGCGGCGATGGCCCCGGCGTCGCTGGCCGTGCGCGTCATGCGCTCGGTCTGCTCCAGGATGCGCCGCTCCTGGGCGCGGATGGGGGTCAGGTCGAAATACAGGGAAAACACCCCCAGCAGGGCGCCGTCCAGGTCGTAGACCGGGGTGGCGCTGACGCTGACCGTGACCCGGCCCCCGGCGGCGGGCAGCTCCACTTCGCGCTCCTGGCGCGCCTGGGCACGCAGGGCGGCCAGGGAGGTGGTCTCGCGCCCGGGGTCGCCGTGGAAAAACCCGCCCGCGCCCTGGCCCAGGAAGTCCTGCGGCTGGCCGGGCTTGCCCAGCAGGCGCAGCAGGCGTTCGTTGACGAAGGTGATGCACCCCTGGCGGTCGAGGACCAGGCAGGGCAGGGCCACCCCGTCCAGCACGCCCTGGGCAAAGCCGAGCTTCTTCTTGACCTCGGTGAACATGGCCCGCACGCCGTCGGCCAGGGCGGCCATCTCGGCCCGGAAGCGCCCGTCCAGCTCGGCGTGGAAATCGCCGCCGCCCACCCGGGCCAGGAAGCCCTGCACGGCCTCCAGGGGCCGCAGGATCTCCTGGCGCACGAAGAGCAGCGAGGCCGCCCCGGCCAGCAGCGACACCACCAGCCCCGCCGCCACCGCCGCCCAGCGCAGGGCGCGCACCGGGGCGAAGGCCTCGCGGGTGCCGACCTCGGCCACCACGGCCCAGCCCAGCCCGCCGGACTCCAGCGGCGCGAAGGCCGAGAGCACCTCGTGGCCCAGGTAGCCCGTGATGATCCGCGTGTCGGCCCGGCCCGCCAGGGCCGCGCCCACGGCCTCGGTGTCCACGCGGCCCCGGTCCGGCGCGGCGAAGCTGGCGGCCACGCTGCGGCCTGCGGGGTCCAGTCGCGAGGGCGAGCGCATCAGCCCGTCGGGCCCCACGAGGTAGCTCTCGCCGCTTTGGCCCATGCCCCCGGCCCCGGCGGCCATGACCGCGCCGATGGCCTCCAGGGGCAGGCGCAGCACCGCCGCGCCCTGGATCTCGCCGATGTGCGAGCGCACGGGCGCCGCCACGAACATGGCCGGGCGGCCCTCCAGGGCGGGGTAGGGCGCGGCGTCCACCAGGGTCGTCTGCCCGGCCATGGCCCCGGCCCAGGCCCGGGCCAGGTTGGAGTCCGCCAGCAGGGTGCCCTGCTTCAGGTCCTCGCCCAGCTCGCGGCCCCGGAGGTGGCTGTAGTACACCCGCCCGTCGTCGCCCACGAGCAGCGCGTCCTCGAAGCCGAGCACCTCCACGAAGGGCGCGAAGGCCCCGCCCACATAGTCCAGCAGCTCCACGAAGGCCGGGTCGGCCACGTCCATGCGCACCCCGGCCTTGGCCGTGCCCCAGGCGTGGTCGCGCAGCATGCCCAGGGCGTTGTAGACCTCCTTGACCCCCGCGTAGATCGCGGCCTCGTGCGTGAAGCGCGCCAGCAGCGCCTCCAGTTCGTGCAGCCGCGCGTCGCGCACGGAGGTCAACTGCTGGCGCGAGGCCGCGTCCAGGGCGCTGGTGGCCCGCTGCACGCTGAACAGGCCCACCGTGGCCGTGGGCACCAGGCACGCGAGCAGGCTGAAGATCATGAGCTTCATTCGCAGGGTCATCGGGGCTCCTTGGGGTGGTGTTGCGGGCTGGCGGCCCAGGCCCTCCCGTAGCGCATCTGCCGGGCGCCGGGAGCGACATCCTGTGAAGATGCGGTGACGATTTCGCTACGGAGCCTGGCGGGCAAGGCGATTTCGGCGCCCGCCCGGGCGGGGGCGCGGGCGGCGGCCCTGCGCCGGGTGACGCCCCGGTGACGGCCTGGCGGCCTGGCGGGCCGCCCCGGGCGTTGACTTGAGGCCCAAAGAGTTCATACTCCCGGGCCTTGGAGCGCCGATGACACACGCAAGCCTTTTCATTCCCTGCCTGGTGGAGCAGTTCATGCCCGAGGCGGGCGAGGCCGCCGCGCGGGTGCTGGCCCGGGCGGGCGTCCGGGTGGACTGCCCCCGGGGCCAGACCTGCTGCGGCCAGCCGCTGTACAAGTCCGGCCACGGCGACCAGGCCCGGGCCCTGGCCCTGCGGTTCCTGCGCCTGTTCGCACAGGCCGAGGCCGTGGTCGCGCCCTCGGGCTCGTGCGTGCACATGGTGCGCGCGGTCTACCCCGGGCTGCTGGCCGACGACCCTGCGGCCCACGCCGAGGCCCTGGCCCTGGGGGCGCGGACCTTCGAGCTGACGGAATTCCTGGTGCGCCGCCTGGGGGTGACCGACCTGGGGGCGCATTTCGCGGGCACCGTGGCCTACCACGATTCCTGCCAGGTGGGCCGGGCCCTGGGCGTGCGCGCCGAGCCGCTGGCCCTCTTGCGCGCCGTGAAGGGCCTGACCCTGGCCGAGGTGGCGGACGCCGACCAGTGCTGCGGCTTCGGCGGGCCCTTCGCCGTACAGTTCGAGACCGTGTCCGCCGCGCTTTTGGGCGACAAGCTGGACGCCCTGGCCGCCAGCGGCGCCACGGCCCTGACCGCCGCCGAGCCGAGCTGCCTGCTGCACCTGCGCGGCGGCCTGCAAAAGCGCGGGCTGGACCTGCCCGTTGTGCATATCGCCCAGATCCTGGCCTCGGAGGCGCCATGAGCCCGCAGACCCCCTTTCGCGCCGCCGCCGCTGCGGCCCTGGCCGACGCCCGGCTGCGCGCGACCCTGAAAAGCGCCGTGGCCGTGTTTCGCGGCAACCGCGCCCGGGGCCTGGCCCTGCTGCCCGAGGCCGAGTTCGAGGCCCTGCGCGAGCGTGCCGCCGAGGTCCGTCGCCGCTGCCTGCGCTCGCTGCCCGCGCTGCTGGAGCGCCTGGAGCACAACGTGGTCGCCCTGGGCGGGCACGTCCACTGGGCGCGCACCGGCGCCGAGGCCAACGCGATCGTGGCGGACATCGCCGCCGCCGAGGGCGTACGCCTGGCCGTCAAGGGCAAGTCCATGGTCACCGAGGAGACGGGCCTGAACGCCGCCCTCGAAGCCCGGGGCGTGGAAGTGGTGGAGACCGACCTGGGCGAGTGGATCGTCCAGCTCGCGGGCGAGAAGCCTTCGCACATCGTGGCCCCGGCCATGCACAAGGACCGTCGCGAGGTCTCCGAGCTGTTCCACGCCCACCTGGGCGAGCCCCTGTCCGACGACATCCCCGAACTGACCCTCATGGCCCGCCGCGCCCTGCGCGCCAAGTTCCTGGCCGCCGACATGGGCATCACCGGCGCCAACATGGCCGTGGCCGAGACCGGCAGCCTCGTCCTCGTGGAGAACGAGGGCAACATCCGCATGAGCACCACCCTGCCGCGCGTCCACGTCGCCGTCATGAGCATCGAGAAGGTCGTGGCCACCCTGGACGACATGGCCGCCCTGCTGGCCGTGCTGCCGCGCAGTTGCACCGGGCAGACCCTGTCGTCGTATACCTCGGTCCTCTCCGGGCCGCGTCGCCCGGGCCAGGCCGACGGGGCCCGTGCCTTCCACCTTGTGCTGCTGGACAACGGGCGCTCGGGCATCGTGGCCGACCCGGCCATGCGCGACGTGCTGGCCTGCATTCGCTGCGGGGCCTGCATCAACGTCTGCCCGGTCTACGCCCAGGTGGGCGGACACAGCTACGGCTCGGCCTACTGCGGACCCATGGGCTCGCTGCTGGCGCCGCTTTTGGCCCGCGCCCAGGGCGACCCCGGGGCTGCGGCCCTGGCCGAGCTGCCCTTTGCCTGCACCACCTGCGGGGCCTGCGCCGCGGTCTGCCCCGTGCGTATCGACCATCCGCCCCTTTTGC
This portion of the Desulfocurvus vexinensis DSM 17965 genome encodes:
- the rlmD gene encoding 23S rRNA (uracil(1939)-C(5))-methyltransferase RlmD; translation: MSEKFHKDAELELTVDKMAFGGQGLARVDGFVVFVDGALPGSRVLARVTKPGKRFAQAETVRVLDPGPHAVEPFCPHFGKCGGCLFQDLDYAEQLRCKTGHVADALARLGGARGFTVHPALPSPATRRFRNKMEFAFAGGGARLALGLHRRGSASVVNVEHCALQAEPCMDVVRHAREFCRQVGVPAYDARTRRGVWRFLVVRRSEATGQALAHVITGPGPDGGAARALCEDLLAAFPALAGAVHSVRANNAAVAQGERQVAAHGQPWIEERLLGLSFRISPDAFFQTNTPGAEALYGAALELAGLTGAEAVLDLYCGVGGLALAAAGRAARVTGIEVHAPAVEDAQGNAQRNGLGNCTFLAGDAGALLAGLDHVPDVAFVDPPRAGMAPQAVAALAALGPRRVVYVSCNPATLARDVALLAEGGYALAEVRPVDLFPHSPHIECAALLERGGAA
- a CDS encoding phage tail protein, which translates into the protein MTTASICPRAHGEGGLGRPQRSWGALWACAVNGKDLTQHALATTADLGSAASLDAGAEPGNVAQLDGAGRLPAPLGAVAPGTVLAFAGAAPPEGYLECDGASVSRAAYAALFAAIGTTFGAGDGSTTFALPDLRGEFVRGWDHGRGADAGRSLGSAQGDAIRNITGEATRTGTFGLIANDAANVTGCFELGTATTGIISSGTGSARWLAFDASNVVPTANENRPRNVAFLHVIKY
- a CDS encoding tail fiber assembly protein, encoding MQLYHYHPETGEALGASPARPDPLAPGGWLIPAHATTQAPPEAPPGRAAVWQGGAWALVEDHRGRQGWLDGQPATLTGLGPLPAGWADAAPEPDAAALAALVRAERDTRLAACDWTQLPDAPLDGAQRAAWAACRQGLRDVPQQPGFPGAVQWPGAPQG
- a CDS encoding type IA DNA topoisomerase, translated to MSVTLVVAEKPSVGREIAKVLGLPGRGSGCISGPGWVVTWAVGHLIGIAEPGDQDPAWAGRWHMRMLPMVPARFRLAVLPESARQYEVVRGLMLREDVGEIINATDAGREGELIFRRIAMLAGCDKPVRRLWASDMTEQGLKKALAGTVPAERKRNLGLAAFARAEADWLVGMNYSRLFTLKDGSLITVGRVQTPVLKLLVDRRREIEHFTPRDYWTVEATLAHGEEPFAATWHAPPDYKETRIDRRDEAEAVVAGCAGREGAVLSVESAARQQKPPLPFDLTTLQREANARLGLSAKDTLAVAQALYERRKLITYPRTDSRHLTRELFAEVLEHLRAVYAHFPDEARAAAEGVKAGGRRFECVSDAKVTDHHAIIPTAARANRQALSADEWNVYEMICRRFCAAFMAPAKFSATTVWAEVAGQRFKATGKVFKELGWLTAEPWRAAADNPLPRLRKGAPVAARALEAKAHQTKPPAHFTDATLLGAMETAGKLVEDGELREAMKERGLGTPATRAQIIETLVARKYVARDGKKLVATDAGRHAVELVEAHLPQMVSPELTGEWEKRLGDIEQGRDTYPAFMQAIREAVRQGVDAVRDAPLVPHARLFGSGLDENGFPLDAAPARRPTPARPPAPAPAPALQGPEAAPGVEAAPPAAGPPPSAAPAPPATDRDGFPLEAPPGADGAPAEALGACPLCGRDVVERPGAFECVARATGECEFSIPRRLFGGEVRAALVRDLLAKGRTFRRTRFVSRAGKPFNANLRLAGGRVELDFGD
- a CDS encoding methyl-accepting chemotaxis protein — its product is MTLRMKLMIFSLLACLVPTATVGLFSVQRATSALDAASRQQLTSVRDARLHELEALLARFTHEAAIYAGVKEVYNALGMLRDHAWGTAKAGVRMDVADPAFVELLDYVGGAFAPFVEVLGFEDALLVGDDGRVYYSHLRGRELGEDLKQGTLLADSNLARAWAGAMAGQTTLVDAAPYPALEGRPAMFVAAPVRSHIGEIQGAAVLRLPLEAIGAVMAAGAGGMGQSGESYLVGPDGLMRSPSRLDPAGRSVAASFAAPDRGRVDTEAVGAALAGRADTRIITGYLGHEVLSAFAPLESGGLGWAVVAEVGTREAFAPVRALRWAAVAAGLVVSLLAGAASLLFVRQEILRPLEAVQGFLARVGGGDFHAELDGRFRAEMAALADGVRAMFTEVKKKLGFAQGVLDGVALPCLVLDRQGCITFVNERLLRLLGKPGQPQDFLGQGAGGFFHGDPGRETTSLAALRAQARQEREVELPAAGGRVTVSVSATPVYDLDGALLGVFSLYFDLTPIRAQERRILEQTERMTRTASDAGAIAAGVSEAATELLRQVRETESGAGRQNERTMATAASMQQMSATTSDVARNAGAAALGADAARAKALEGDAAVGRVIASIEQLRGRTQALDADMRELGQRAGDIGHVITVIEDIADQTNLLALNAAIEAARAGDAGRGFAVVADEVRKLAEKTMTATREVTAAVDGIQKGTAESARATREAFSAVAKSTELARHSGQALREIVALIEGTARQVQAIAAASEEQAVAGEEISRAVEDVSAITRDTLEEMAHSARTISGLEEQARRLHELVRGIQGA